In Stieleria varia, one genomic interval encodes:
- a CDS encoding c-type cytochrome domain-containing protein — translation MRHYQTLSLVFAFVGSVFSSVLVAEDQKSPEGEVKKVTYEDDVKPILRQHCLNCHHQGDKKGGLALDTFTALMEGGGSGEIVYDDGDAEASRMWQLVNHDDTPVMPPEKDKLPAEQLAVIRAWIEGGVLENSGSKAKAKKKNALAFTSSAGGKPEGPAAMPETIPQSVPVVTERAAAITALAASPWAPLIAIAGQKQIVMYHTDTNELLGILPYPDGIAQSLRFSRDGSYLIVGGGEHSFKGTAVIFNVKTGERVAEIGDELDTVFDADVNDKMNRVAMGGPLKMLRIFDATDGEKLFDIKKHTDWIYSVAYSPDGVLIASGDRSGGLCVWEAETGRLYLDLVGHKDAVRSLSWRDDSNVLASASLDGSVKLWDVNSGNVVKSIDAHGGGATAVSFDHQGRVATAGKDDRAKLWDPSGNLIKEFRAGSEDVLEVVITHDGKRVIYGDWNGDVLTANAENPDEKQNLAANPPPIEARIESVKTTLASVQQELQPAKAAWDAAQAAVAAAQKPVDELNAQIAALQKQSADADAAAKANDAKRAAIDGELGPLTATSRELQDALIVAQVNLKKDANLLDQMAVAEEALAKHLLALAGKRRERIGAVAAVGQQQQLAAAKKAEADKLAATLPPLQQKVAEATAAANQAKAAHDAIAARVNAIQDKMNRMLAEK, via the coding sequence ATGCGCCACTATCAAACGCTCAGTCTCGTATTCGCATTCGTCGGTTCCGTGTTCAGCAGCGTGCTCGTTGCTGAGGACCAAAAATCACCCGAAGGCGAAGTGAAGAAGGTCACCTACGAGGACGACGTCAAGCCGATCCTGCGTCAGCACTGCCTGAACTGCCATCATCAAGGTGACAAGAAGGGTGGCCTGGCGTTGGACACCTTTACCGCACTGATGGAAGGCGGCGGTAGCGGCGAGATCGTATACGACGATGGCGATGCCGAAGCGAGTCGAATGTGGCAATTGGTCAATCACGATGACACGCCGGTCATGCCTCCTGAAAAAGACAAGTTGCCCGCTGAGCAACTCGCCGTGATCCGCGCTTGGATCGAAGGCGGAGTATTGGAAAACAGCGGCAGCAAGGCAAAGGCCAAGAAGAAGAACGCACTCGCCTTCACTTCCTCCGCAGGCGGTAAACCTGAAGGCCCAGCCGCAATGCCGGAAACCATTCCACAAAGTGTCCCCGTGGTCACCGAGAGGGCCGCCGCCATCACAGCACTCGCGGCCAGCCCCTGGGCACCGCTGATTGCGATCGCCGGACAAAAACAAATCGTGATGTACCACACCGACACCAATGAGTTGCTCGGCATCCTGCCCTATCCCGATGGCATCGCCCAGTCGCTGAGGTTCAGCCGTGACGGTAGCTATCTGATCGTCGGCGGTGGCGAACACTCCTTCAAAGGCACCGCGGTGATTTTTAACGTCAAGACGGGTGAACGAGTCGCTGAGATCGGCGATGAACTCGACACCGTCTTTGACGCCGACGTCAACGACAAAATGAATCGCGTCGCGATGGGAGGCCCACTGAAGATGCTTCGCATTTTTGACGCCACCGACGGCGAAAAACTTTTTGACATCAAGAAACACACCGACTGGATCTACTCCGTCGCCTACAGCCCCGACGGTGTCTTGATCGCATCAGGCGATCGCTCCGGAGGCCTCTGTGTTTGGGAAGCCGAAACGGGACGTCTCTACCTCGACTTGGTTGGCCACAAGGATGCAGTTCGTTCGCTCTCATGGCGTGACGACTCCAATGTATTGGCCAGCGCCAGTTTGGATGGCTCGGTAAAGCTCTGGGACGTCAACTCGGGGAACGTGGTCAAGTCGATCGATGCCCATGGCGGCGGCGCAACGGCAGTCTCGTTTGATCACCAAGGTCGCGTCGCCACCGCAGGCAAAGACGACCGCGCAAAGCTCTGGGACCCCAGCGGCAACCTGATCAAAGAATTCCGCGCAGGCAGCGAAGATGTCCTGGAAGTCGTGATCACACACGATGGCAAGCGAGTCATCTACGGCGACTGGAATGGCGACGTTCTGACGGCCAACGCCGAGAACCCGGACGAAAAACAAAACTTGGCCGCTAACCCGCCTCCGATCGAAGCCCGTATCGAATCGGTCAAAACCACCCTCGCATCCGTCCAGCAAGAGTTGCAGCCCGCCAAGGCCGCGTGGGATGCCGCACAAGCAGCCGTTGCAGCGGCACAAAAACCGGTTGACGAATTGAACGCTCAAATCGCTGCTCTGCAAAAACAGTCTGCCGATGCCGACGCGGCTGCCAAAGCAAACGATGCGAAACGCGCCGCGATCGACGGGGAACTCGGCCCGCTGACGGCAACGTCGCGAGAACTGCAAGACGCCTTGATCGTCGCTCAAGTCAACTTGAAGAAAGACGCCAACCTGCTCGACCAAATGGCGGTAGCTGAAGAAGCTCTCGCGAAACACTTGCTTGCGTTGGCCGGAAAACGTCGTGAGCGAATCGGTGCCGTTGCCGCAGTGGGTCAGCAACAGCAGCTTGCTGCTGCAAAGAAAGCCGAAGCGGACAAACTAGCTGCAACTCTTCCTCCGTTGCAGCAAAAGGTCGCCGAAGCAACGGCGGCAGCCAATCAGGCCAAGGCCGCACACGATGCCATTGCTGCTCGCGTCAATGCGATCCAGGACAAGATGAATCGCATGTTGGCCGAGAAGTGA
- a CDS encoding DUF1549 domain-containing protein, with product MPHRFRFAAWLPATIIASMVLIGSALHSSVATSAEPADASATPPANPPKPPQLSVYPPAIKLGSARDFQSFVAVLQRDDGVTEDASDRVEWSIADESKVRRDGFKLLPVADGSTELVAKYLGTTVKIPIEVTNATTKHPISFEKDVMPVLTRSGCNTGSCHGAARGKDGFNLSLFGFDPAGDYFRITREIGVRRINLAVPSESLFLKKSIGAVPHTGGKLFGTDSDYYATILEWLSNGAPADAADNKPPTVTEVNIYPSQAVIEGEGATQRFVAVATYSDGTTRDVTRLAAFTSNNSGTAAIDDAGNVTAGRRGEAFVMARFDTHTVGSQVLALPKDLVYNPPPITGNYVDQLVGKKLQQLRIVPSGQCSDEEFIRRVTVDITGLLPTEGEYSEFLHDAAPDKREALVDRLLQRKEFSEIWAMKFAQLLMIKSSNQVSYKSAYLYANWLTDKFARNVPIDQMVRELLTSTGGTFNSPPTNFYEIERDTLKTAENVAQVFMGIRTQCAQCHNHPFDRWTMNDYYGFASFFSQVGRKNAEDYREQVIYNRGGGEVNHLVTKKPIEPTFLGGGPADTKGKDRREVVAEWLTSPENPFFAKSIANRVWAHYMGVGIVDQVDDIRVSNPPSNPELFDTLGQKLIEYNFDFRRLVRDICTSQAYQRSTATNETNAHDNRNYAHAVIRRIPAESMLDCISQVTESPDKFQGLPLGARAVQIADGGTSNYFLTTFGRAPRATVCDCEASTDPSLSQALHLLNGSSVSSKVAAGGKIAKWMKDEGMTEQQVVERIYVRCLSRKPTQTELDHLLPGVAEAENKAAALEDIFWAVLNSREFVFNH from the coding sequence ATGCCTCACCGATTTCGCTTTGCCGCTTGGCTGCCCGCCACGATCATTGCCTCCATGGTCTTGATCGGCTCTGCTCTCCACTCCAGCGTCGCAACGTCTGCCGAGCCGGCCGACGCCAGTGCGACGCCGCCGGCCAATCCGCCCAAGCCGCCGCAACTGTCGGTTTATCCGCCAGCGATCAAGCTCGGCTCGGCTCGTGACTTCCAATCCTTCGTCGCCGTGCTGCAACGAGACGACGGGGTGACCGAGGATGCGAGCGATCGCGTCGAGTGGAGCATCGCCGATGAGAGCAAAGTCCGTCGAGATGGATTCAAATTATTGCCCGTCGCCGATGGCAGCACGGAACTGGTCGCCAAGTACTTGGGAACCACGGTCAAGATTCCGATCGAGGTAACCAACGCGACGACCAAGCACCCGATCAGCTTCGAGAAAGACGTCATGCCGGTGTTGACCCGATCGGGTTGCAACACCGGATCTTGTCACGGTGCCGCACGCGGTAAAGACGGATTCAATTTGAGTTTGTTCGGTTTTGATCCTGCGGGAGACTATTTCCGAATCACGCGAGAGATCGGCGTTCGTCGCATCAACTTGGCCGTGCCCTCGGAAAGCCTTTTCCTGAAAAAGTCCATCGGAGCGGTTCCCCACACCGGTGGAAAGCTGTTCGGTACCGACAGCGACTATTACGCCACGATCCTGGAGTGGTTGTCCAATGGCGCACCGGCCGATGCCGCGGACAACAAGCCTCCGACGGTCACTGAAGTCAATATTTATCCATCCCAAGCCGTCATCGAGGGCGAAGGTGCCACCCAGCGATTCGTCGCCGTTGCCACCTACAGCGATGGCACCACACGCGACGTGACGCGGCTCGCCGCATTCACATCCAACAACTCAGGTACCGCTGCGATCGATGACGCGGGCAACGTGACGGCAGGACGTCGCGGCGAAGCTTTCGTGATGGCTCGCTTCGATACCCACACCGTCGGCAGCCAAGTCCTGGCGTTGCCCAAAGACCTTGTCTACAACCCGCCCCCGATCACAGGCAACTACGTCGATCAACTCGTCGGCAAAAAGCTGCAACAACTGCGTATCGTGCCCAGCGGTCAATGCTCCGATGAAGAGTTCATTCGTCGAGTGACAGTCGACATCACCGGATTGCTACCGACCGAAGGTGAGTACAGCGAATTCCTGCACGATGCCGCTCCCGATAAGCGAGAGGCGCTGGTCGATCGACTGCTGCAACGCAAGGAGTTCAGCGAAATTTGGGCGATGAAGTTTGCTCAGTTGCTGATGATCAAGAGCAGCAATCAAGTCAGCTATAAATCGGCTTACTTGTACGCCAACTGGCTGACGGACAAGTTTGCTCGCAACGTGCCGATCGACCAAATGGTTCGTGAGTTGCTGACCAGCACTGGCGGTACCTTCAACTCGCCACCGACAAACTTTTACGAGATCGAACGCGACACACTCAAGACGGCTGAGAATGTCGCCCAGGTCTTCATGGGAATCCGAACCCAATGCGCCCAGTGCCACAACCATCCGTTCGACCGCTGGACGATGAATGACTACTACGGGTTCGCATCGTTCTTTTCACAGGTCGGTCGCAAGAACGCCGAGGACTATCGCGAGCAAGTGATCTACAACCGCGGTGGTGGTGAAGTGAACCACTTGGTGACCAAGAAACCCATTGAGCCGACCTTCCTCGGCGGTGGTCCAGCGGACACCAAAGGCAAGGACCGTCGTGAAGTCGTCGCCGAGTGGTTGACCAGTCCTGAAAACCCGTTCTTTGCCAAGTCCATCGCAAACCGCGTATGGGCTCACTACATGGGTGTCGGCATTGTTGATCAAGTCGACGACATTCGTGTCAGCAATCCACCGAGCAATCCAGAATTGTTCGACACGCTGGGCCAAAAGTTGATCGAGTACAACTTTGATTTCCGGCGTTTGGTTCGCGACATCTGCACCAGTCAAGCCTATCAACGCAGTACCGCAACCAACGAAACCAACGCGCACGACAATCGCAACTACGCCCACGCCGTTATTCGACGTATACCAGCGGAAAGCATGCTCGATTGCATTTCGCAGGTGACGGAGTCGCCCGACAAGTTCCAAGGGCTGCCACTGGGTGCTCGCGCCGTACAAATCGCTGATGGCGGCACCAGCAATTACTTCCTGACCACGTTTGGTCGCGCACCGCGGGCCACCGTTTGTGATTGCGAAGCGTCCACCGACCCGTCGCTCTCGCAAGCCTTGCATTTGCTCAACGGCAGTTCGGTGAGCAGCAAAGTGGCTGCGGGTGGCAAGATCGCCAAATGGATGAAGGATGAGGGCATGACCGAACAGCAGGTCGTTGAGCGGATCTACGTCCGCTGTTTGTCCAGAAAACCGACTCAAACCGAGTTGGATCATTTGTTGCCGGGGGTGGCAGAAGCAGAGAACAAGGCCGCTGCACTGGAAGACATCTTCTGGGCGGTCCTGAATTCTCGAGAGTTTGTGTTTAACCACTGA
- a CDS encoding PPC domain-containing protein, which translates to MKTRHVTLSMIATLVAVFCSTHLMAALPIVTSLKPMGVVRGTETVVTLKGDRLSDASEVICDLPGIEILEVKAVDDKTTEVKLKAADNLAPGLYPIRLVTKSGIANLRLLGVGTMPVIEEVEPNNEFAAPQSIPLNSTVEGIVQREDVEHFQVELKAGQKINVEIEGIRLAFSLNNQNILDPYIAILDEGRFEVATSDDSALLQQDGFCSYTAEKDGKYTILVRDSSFLGSGVCGYRLHVGTFPRPVAVLPAGGAPGSILKAQLIDDEHKVINAEVQLPGEPLDRWGVITENENGISPSPNWVRVNELPVAMEVEPNDDRMKAPEVTVPGALCGVVEKPDDYDCFRFQAKKDTRYRVEVFAREILRSPLDAVLNVFDPKGATLVSSDDSRGKIDPFLDFTAKEDGLHSVRIYDHLRGGSPEHCYRIEVTTPQPSVSLTLSELRRDEAQVVSVPIGGQTAMMVAVGRDQYNGEVSLSLDGLPAGVTATTFPVPAGRPEVPVLLTAAADAKHSASLYTINAKGDDKSPTVFGTLSQTHKLVLGQNRRGMFEYVTPRAAMAVTDEAPFSVEVVQPKTPILRNGSKDIVVKLTRKEGFDGRVSFRTLYNPPGIGVNNSRYIDKGQTECTIPMTANGGASIGTWPMIFVATYSTPIGSTVCSTLPIMLEVQDSLFKYEFPKAAGELGTEINYTLTMEILREFEGEAEVELVGLPAGVTSPAATQKIAKDATSVTFPLVIPADAKVGKHKTLVCQSKVTANGETMLQTTGTGELRIDKPLPPKVDEPKVEKPAEPQPPKPEAPKVLSRLEQLRLQSQE; encoded by the coding sequence ATGAAGACTCGCCACGTAACACTTTCGATGATCGCAACTCTGGTTGCCGTGTTCTGTTCGACTCATTTGATGGCGGCCTTGCCCATCGTGACGAGCTTGAAACCGATGGGGGTGGTGCGAGGAACCGAGACCGTCGTGACCCTCAAAGGTGATCGACTTTCAGATGCGTCCGAGGTGATCTGTGACTTGCCGGGGATCGAGATCCTGGAAGTCAAAGCGGTGGACGACAAGACGACAGAGGTCAAACTCAAGGCAGCGGATAACTTGGCACCGGGACTCTATCCCATCCGTCTGGTCACCAAGAGCGGAATCGCGAACTTGCGTTTGCTGGGCGTGGGGACGATGCCGGTGATCGAGGAAGTCGAGCCCAATAACGAATTCGCCGCCCCCCAGTCGATCCCGCTCAACTCCACGGTGGAAGGAATCGTTCAGCGAGAAGACGTCGAGCATTTTCAAGTGGAGCTCAAAGCAGGGCAGAAAATCAACGTCGAGATCGAAGGTATCCGTCTTGCCTTTTCACTGAACAATCAAAACATTCTCGATCCCTACATCGCCATTCTGGATGAAGGACGATTCGAAGTCGCCACCAGTGATGACAGTGCCTTGCTGCAACAAGACGGATTCTGCTCGTACACCGCCGAGAAAGATGGCAAGTACACGATCCTGGTCCGTGACAGTTCCTTCTTGGGCAGTGGCGTGTGCGGGTATCGATTGCACGTCGGCACGTTCCCAAGACCCGTTGCCGTGCTCCCCGCCGGTGGAGCACCCGGCTCGATTCTGAAGGCACAGTTGATCGACGACGAACACAAGGTGATCAACGCGGAAGTCCAACTGCCAGGCGAACCTCTGGATCGATGGGGCGTCATCACCGAAAATGAAAACGGCATCAGCCCTTCGCCGAACTGGGTTCGCGTCAACGAATTACCCGTTGCGATGGAAGTCGAACCGAACGATGACCGTATGAAGGCACCCGAGGTCACTGTGCCAGGTGCACTGTGCGGCGTGGTGGAGAAGCCAGACGACTACGACTGTTTCCGTTTTCAAGCCAAGAAGGACACACGCTACCGCGTGGAAGTCTTTGCCCGTGAAATCCTGCGTTCACCACTCGACGCCGTGCTCAACGTGTTTGATCCCAAAGGTGCCACGCTGGTGTCGTCCGACGACAGCCGCGGCAAGATCGATCCGTTCCTGGATTTCACAGCCAAAGAAGACGGATTGCACAGTGTCCGAATCTACGATCACTTGCGTGGCGGCAGCCCTGAACACTGTTACCGAATCGAAGTCACCACACCGCAACCGAGTGTTTCGCTAACACTCAGTGAGCTGCGTCGTGACGAAGCTCAAGTGGTTTCCGTTCCGATCGGCGGACAGACTGCGATGATGGTCGCGGTCGGTCGCGATCAGTACAACGGCGAAGTGAGTTTGAGCCTGGATGGCCTGCCCGCAGGCGTGACGGCAACGACCTTTCCCGTTCCCGCGGGTCGCCCAGAAGTCCCCGTGTTGTTGACCGCAGCTGCCGATGCCAAGCACAGTGCGTCGTTGTACACGATCAACGCCAAGGGTGATGACAAGAGCCCGACGGTCTTTGGAACACTGAGTCAAACGCACAAGTTGGTGCTCGGCCAAAATCGCCGTGGCATGTTTGAATACGTCACGCCACGCGCCGCGATGGCGGTCACTGACGAAGCTCCCTTTAGCGTCGAAGTCGTCCAACCCAAGACACCCATCCTGAGAAACGGCAGCAAAGACATCGTCGTCAAGCTGACTCGCAAGGAAGGTTTCGACGGACGGGTTAGTTTCCGAACGCTCTACAATCCTCCAGGTATCGGAGTGAATAACAGCCGGTATATCGACAAGGGCCAGACCGAGTGCACGATCCCGATGACCGCCAACGGTGGTGCTTCGATCGGGACTTGGCCGATGATTTTCGTCGCAACCTACTCCACACCGATCGGTTCGACCGTGTGCAGCACTCTGCCAATCATGCTGGAAGTCCAGGACTCGCTGTTCAAGTACGAGTTTCCCAAAGCAGCCGGCGAATTGGGCACGGAAATCAACTACACGCTCACCATGGAAATTCTGCGAGAGTTCGAAGGCGAGGCGGAAGTTGAATTGGTCGGATTGCCCGCCGGCGTGACCAGTCCCGCTGCGACTCAAAAGATCGCCAAAGACGCAACGTCGGTGACGTTCCCATTGGTCATTCCCGCTGACGCCAAAGTCGGCAAGCACAAGACGTTGGTTTGTCAGTCAAAGGTCACCGCCAACGGTGAAACGATGCTGCAAACCACCGGGACCGGCGAACTGCGAATCGACAAGCCGTTACCACCCAAAGTCGACGAACCCAAAGTCGAAAAGCCGGCCGAACCGCAACCGCCAAAGCCAGAGGCGCCCAAGGTTCTTAGCCGACTTGAGCAATTGCGACTTCAAAGCCAAGAGTGA
- a CDS encoding DUF1501 domain-containing protein: MRCRGNSLSRRGILTAGALGGLGLSLPELLMRQAMAEQKQYDFVEAKAKSVIHVYLPGGMAQQESFDPKPYSPMEYRGEMGTIKTNTGEVFSEVIPQLAKRADKFSVIRSMSHGEAAHERGTHNMFTGYKPSPALRYPCFGAVISHEFGPRNNLPPYVCIPNVPNEFAGTGYLPSSYGGFALGADPAQNGFKVRDLDLAGGVDAERFMRRKAALNVVNNQFAAASPADNVNAMNTFYERAFDLLDTPAAKEAFDLEKEDAKMRDRYGRNQAGQRLLMARRLVEAGTRLVTLTYGGWDMHANITSSFKNTMPPLDVALSALIDDLSERGMLDETLIMVSSEFGRTPKINPDAGRDHWPKVFSVMLAGGGIKGGMVYGASDSTAAEPEENAVSPADLATTMYRLLGIVADKELMAPGDRPIEIVDGGKLIEPLMV; the protein is encoded by the coding sequence ATGCGTTGTCGCGGAAACTCTCTCAGCCGTCGTGGAATTCTTACTGCGGGTGCACTTGGCGGACTCGGTCTTTCGTTGCCCGAGTTGCTGATGCGTCAGGCCATGGCTGAGCAAAAGCAGTATGACTTTGTCGAAGCCAAGGCAAAAAGCGTGATCCACGTTTACTTGCCCGGCGGTATGGCTCAACAAGAATCGTTTGACCCCAAGCCATACAGCCCGATGGAATATCGCGGCGAGATGGGAACGATCAAGACGAACACGGGTGAAGTGTTCAGTGAAGTGATTCCACAGTTGGCCAAACGTGCCGACAAGTTCAGCGTGATTCGCTCGATGTCGCACGGCGAAGCGGCCCACGAGCGTGGCACGCACAATATGTTCACGGGTTACAAGCCCAGCCCGGCGCTGCGTTACCCATGTTTCGGCGCGGTCATCAGCCACGAGTTCGGCCCCCGAAACAACCTGCCTCCCTACGTCTGCATTCCAAACGTCCCCAACGAATTTGCGGGCACGGGCTACTTGCCCAGCAGCTACGGCGGATTCGCGTTGGGAGCCGACCCGGCGCAGAACGGTTTCAAGGTCCGTGACTTGGACTTGGCCGGCGGCGTCGACGCAGAACGATTCATGCGACGCAAGGCTGCTCTGAACGTAGTGAACAACCAGTTCGCTGCCGCCTCACCGGCCGACAACGTCAACGCGATGAATACGTTCTATGAGCGTGCGTTCGACTTGCTGGACACCCCGGCGGCCAAAGAAGCGTTTGATCTGGAAAAAGAAGACGCCAAGATGCGTGACCGTTACGGCCGCAACCAAGCCGGTCAGCGTTTGTTGATGGCTCGCCGATTGGTCGAAGCCGGAACGCGACTGGTGACATTGACCTACGGCGGATGGGACATGCACGCCAACATCACGTCGAGCTTCAAGAACACGATGCCCCCGTTGGACGTCGCTCTGTCAGCCCTCATCGATGACTTGAGCGAGCGTGGCATGCTGGACGAAACATTGATCATGGTCAGCAGCGAGTTCGGACGCACGCCGAAGATCAACCCCGATGCAGGTCGCGACCACTGGCCGAAGGTGTTCAGCGTGATGCTGGCTGGCGGCGGTATCAAAGGCGGCATGGTCTACGGTGCATCGGACTCCACCGCAGCCGAACCAGAGGAAAACGCTGTTTCGCCCGCCGACTTGGCGACCACCATGTACCGTTTGCTCGGCATTGTTGCCGACAAAGAATTGATGGCTCCCGGCGACCGCCCGATCGAAATCGTCGACGGTGGCAAACTGATCGAACCGTTGATGGTTTGA
- a CDS encoding polyprenol monophosphomannose synthase produces the protein MTHSSDARVLIAVCTYQEAGNIRPLLASLRSSLPDADVLIVDDDSPDGTADLVRQVAAEDSAVRLLLRTEKRGLGNAIQAAIGVAIDDGYDFLLNLDGDLSHDPQSLPRLLDVAVNDPEIDVVVGSRYVDGGQIVGWPLRRRWMSRLVNRFAITMLGLPVRDCSGSMRCYRVSALAKLKPESLRCQGYALLEELLVRLNANGSRMVEVPITFTERQRGHSKLTLGEAVRSVSSMIRLALKSKSV, from the coding sequence GTGACACACTCCAGCGATGCTCGCGTCCTGATCGCCGTTTGCACCTACCAGGAGGCCGGCAACATTCGGCCTTTGCTGGCATCCCTGAGGAGCTCGCTGCCTGATGCTGACGTGCTGATCGTGGACGACGATTCGCCCGACGGGACCGCCGATCTGGTCAGGCAGGTCGCCGCCGAGGACTCAGCGGTCCGTTTGCTGTTGCGGACGGAGAAGCGAGGATTGGGCAATGCCATCCAAGCCGCCATCGGCGTGGCGATCGACGACGGCTACGACTTCTTGCTGAATCTGGACGGCGACCTGAGCCATGATCCGCAGAGCCTGCCGAGATTGCTCGATGTCGCGGTCAACGACCCTGAAATCGACGTCGTTGTCGGATCGCGTTACGTGGACGGTGGACAGATCGTCGGATGGCCGCTGAGGCGTCGATGGATGAGCCGTTTGGTCAACCGCTTTGCCATCACGATGCTCGGATTGCCGGTCCGCGACTGCAGTGGCTCGATGCGATGTTATCGCGTCAGTGCGTTAGCGAAACTGAAACCAGAGAGTCTGCGATGCCAAGGCTATGCGTTGTTGGAGGAACTGCTCGTTCGACTCAACGCCAACGGTTCCAGGATGGTCGAAGTCCCGATCACCTTCACCGAACGCCAACGCGGCCACAGCAAGCTGACGCTCGGTGAGGCCGTCCGCTCCGTCAGTTCCATGATCCGGTTGGCGTTGAAATCCAAGTCGGTGTGA